A genomic window from Sphingobacterium sp. BN32 includes:
- a CDS encoding lipopolysaccharide assembly protein LapB, with product MEEDFEFGSPEEQKISVDRYEEMLRNEDQYFFDAKAFESIIDYYITKNDPIKALQVVEFAAAQHPFETMFLLKKAQLLASTMQFEPALEALSKAELLEPSESDIYLIRGTILSSLQDHSLAEENFFKALELSDSPDEIYYQIAGLYQMQGSYQKAIDYLQKCLALNHENQDALYEIAFCYDVLEKQEESVAFYNKYIDSDPYSFTAWYNLGNAYHKLEQFDAAIDAYDYSILIKDNFSSAYFNKGNALVNLDRYHEAIEVYKQTFEYEPPTADTYCAIGECYEKLERMDEARQYYKKAVKLDANQSDAWFGIGVTLDFEERYFESLHFYKKALEIDDENPDYWFAIADARYKLKQFDESIEAYSKVVELNSTDIEAWLDYSSLLYEQSKLNEAIEVISEAIKCNPDEALLYYRLVAYLFAAGQYNEALNFLELALDSNPEKHHILFEYLPQLQGNKVILDIIKKFTEK from the coding sequence GATCGTTATGAAGAAATGCTGCGGAATGAGGACCAATATTTTTTCGACGCAAAAGCATTTGAAAGCATCATCGACTATTATATCACTAAAAATGATCCAATAAAAGCCCTACAAGTAGTAGAATTTGCTGCCGCACAACATCCGTTCGAAACGATGTTCTTACTGAAAAAAGCACAGTTGCTGGCCAGTACGATGCAATTCGAACCGGCGTTGGAAGCACTATCCAAGGCAGAATTATTGGAACCATCAGAGTCAGACATCTATTTAATTAGAGGAACGATTCTGTCATCTTTACAAGATCATAGTCTTGCTGAAGAGAATTTTTTTAAAGCGCTGGAATTAAGCGATAGTCCTGATGAGATCTATTATCAGATTGCAGGTTTATACCAAATGCAAGGATCTTATCAAAAAGCTATTGATTATCTTCAAAAATGTCTAGCATTGAATCATGAAAACCAAGATGCGCTATATGAAATCGCATTTTGTTATGATGTCTTAGAGAAGCAGGAAGAAAGCGTTGCGTTTTACAACAAATACATCGATTCGGACCCCTATTCATTTACGGCTTGGTACAACTTGGGAAATGCCTATCACAAGTTAGAGCAATTTGATGCGGCCATCGATGCTTACGATTATTCTATTTTAATTAAGGATAATTTCTCATCCGCTTATTTCAATAAAGGGAATGCATTGGTTAATCTTGATCGATATCATGAAGCTATCGAAGTGTACAAGCAAACCTTTGAGTATGAACCTCCTACTGCAGACACGTATTGCGCAATCGGCGAATGCTACGAAAAGTTGGAACGCATGGACGAAGCACGTCAGTATTACAAAAAGGCCGTTAAACTGGATGCTAATCAAAGTGATGCATGGTTTGGAATTGGAGTGACACTGGATTTCGAAGAGCGTTATTTTGAGTCTTTGCATTTCTACAAAAAAGCATTGGAAATCGACGATGAAAATCCTGATTACTGGTTTGCCATAGCGGATGCACGTTATAAGTTAAAACAATTTGACGAGTCAATCGAGGCTTATTCGAAAGTCGTAGAACTGAACAGTACGGACATCGAAGCATGGTTGGATTACTCATCGCTACTGTATGAGCAGTCAAAATTGAACGAGGCCATCGAAGTCATCTCTGAAGCTATTAAATGTAACCCTGACGAAGCGTTATTGTATTATCGTCTCGTTGCTTATCTATTCGCAGCAGGGCAATACAACGAGGCTCTGAATTTTCTAGAGCTTGCATTAGACAGCAACCCGGAGAAACATCATATCTTATTTGAATATCTACCGCAGTTGCAAGGAAATAAAGTAATCTTAGATATCATTAAGAAATTCACAGAAAAATAA
- a CDS encoding shikimate dehydrogenase, which produces MKKLGLIGYPLGHSFSKKYYLEKFKNENIQGIDYDLYPISTIEEFPALYRGDSAFYGVNVTIPYKQAVIPYLDELSPEASAIGAVNCIQIIQAPGEDPYLIGHNTDVIGFMNSLAPLLTEQHKNALILGNGGATKAVAYALEKLGISYQIVSRSKTADHITYEDLSTDTIRDHKLIINCSPVGTAPNIEQCPNIPYEGIGNSHLLYDLIYNPTETLFLKNGKERGAAIKNGLEMLILQAEENWKIWNQ; this is translated from the coding sequence ATGAAGAAACTAGGGTTAATAGGATATCCGCTGGGACATTCCTTTTCCAAGAAATATTATTTAGAAAAATTTAAGAATGAAAATATACAGGGTATAGATTATGATCTATACCCTATTTCTACTATTGAAGAGTTTCCTGCGTTATACAGAGGCGACTCAGCCTTTTATGGGGTTAATGTGACTATTCCCTATAAGCAGGCCGTCATCCCCTATTTGGACGAACTCTCTCCAGAAGCATCGGCAATTGGCGCGGTGAATTGTATACAGATTATTCAAGCGCCAGGAGAAGATCCTTATCTAATCGGCCATAATACGGATGTTATCGGATTTATGAATTCCTTGGCGCCATTACTGACAGAACAGCACAAGAACGCATTGATCCTTGGAAATGGAGGAGCAACAAAAGCTGTTGCTTATGCGTTGGAAAAATTGGGCATCTCGTATCAAATCGTTAGCCGCTCAAAAACGGCAGATCATATTACTTATGAAGACTTGAGCACTGATACCATTCGCGATCACAAGCTTATTATCAACTGTTCACCCGTTGGAACAGCTCCAAATATTGAGCAGTGTCCGAATATCCCGTATGAAGGCATCGGCAATAGTCATTTGCTGTATGACCTAATTTACAATCCTACAGAGACACTTTTCTTGAAAAATGGTAAAGAGCGTGGTGCCGCAATTAAAAACGGTCTGGAAATGCTGATCTTGCAAGCCGAAGAGAACTGGAAAATCTGGAACCAATGA
- a CDS encoding gliding motility lipoprotein GldD encodes MRYFFAIFLILALTGCKRQDYSPKPRGFYRIDFPTKSYQEAQTGCPFIIEIPTYSQMLDDPNEDAKDCWKNVYFPQFNATLHLSYFPINKITNFQQLTEDARTFAFKHTAKATAIDQSRISIPDHQVYGIQYLIAGNTASNYQFFVSDSTRHYLRGALYFNEKPHLDSIQPVLDFIKSDIKHLIHSVKWK; translated from the coding sequence ATGAGGTACTTCTTCGCCATATTCCTTATCCTAGCTCTAACGGGATGTAAACGACAGGATTATAGCCCTAAACCGCGAGGATTTTATAGGATTGATTTTCCGACCAAATCCTATCAGGAAGCTCAAACAGGCTGTCCATTTATTATTGAAATACCCACATATTCCCAAATGTTGGATGACCCCAATGAGGATGCAAAGGACTGTTGGAAAAATGTCTACTTCCCCCAATTCAATGCGACTTTACATCTCAGTTACTTCCCAATAAATAAGATCACGAATTTCCAACAACTAACGGAAGATGCTCGAACATTCGCTTTCAAACACACTGCGAAGGCGACCGCCATCGACCAATCGCGCATTAGCATTCCGGACCATCAGGTCTATGGAATTCAATATTTAATAGCGGGCAACACGGCATCCAATTATCAGTTTTTTGTTTCCGATAGTACACGGCATTATCTTCGTGGAGCATTATATTTCAACGAAAAGCCGCACCTAGACTCTATCCAACCCGTTCTCGACTTCATCAAGTCGGATATAAAACATTTAATACATAGCGTAAAATGGAAATAA
- a CDS encoding MBL fold metallo-hydrolase — translation MLQIKTFVFNPYQENTYLIIDENKDCIIVDPGMHNYLEEKQFSDYITENQLKPIYLINTHGHIDHVLGNRYVADTYGLIPQFHEGELPLVIQVQNYAPQMGIRYEPSPIPETFLTENDTITIGEETIRLILAPGHSPAHLCLYSESNNFLIGGDVLFKGSIGRTDLPGGNHQQLLNSIATNIYTLPEDTVVYPGHGPTTTIKEEKQSNPFIRG, via the coding sequence ATGTTGCAAATTAAAACCTTTGTATTTAATCCCTATCAGGAGAACACTTACCTCATCATTGATGAAAACAAGGATTGTATTATCGTTGATCCGGGTATGCATAATTATCTTGAAGAGAAGCAGTTTTCGGATTACATCACAGAAAATCAATTAAAACCTATTTATTTGATCAATACACATGGGCATATTGATCATGTGTTGGGCAATAGATATGTGGCGGATACCTACGGGTTAATCCCACAATTTCACGAAGGCGAACTTCCATTAGTTATACAGGTTCAAAATTATGCTCCGCAAATGGGTATTCGTTATGAGCCATCGCCTATTCCGGAAACTTTCCTTACGGAGAACGATACGATTACAATCGGTGAAGAAACCATACGTCTGATATTAGCTCCGGGACACTCTCCTGCACATCTGTGCTTGTATAGTGAGAGCAACAATTTCCTGATCGGAGGCGACGTATTATTTAAAGGAAGCATCGGTCGTACCGATTTGCCAGGAGGAAATCACCAACAGCTACTCAACAGTATCGCGACGAATATCTATACCCTACCAGAAGACACCGTCGTATATCCTGGGCATGGTCCGACGACGACCATTAAGGAAGAAAAGCAAAGTAATCCATTTATTAGAGGATAA
- a CDS encoding ABC transporter permease: MRLALFFAKRYLFSKKSINAINIISSISVIGVLVSTAALVIVLSFYNGLEKFILSQYSIFSPELRIEPAKGKVFSTKSEAFKTLRTNPKINSYTEVLEDKILAEYNHQQFIGRIKGIEPESIHSHASQDMLFAGKLDVRIDSSDYAILGAQVQANLQVPLQGYDNRLSLHIPDKNASASSINPLDDIRTRNIPSSAILKFQPGFDDLILVPIDFAKDLLNEYDHISAIELYGANDNSTALQKEIQQLVGSDYIVKNREQQNPTLYKTVRSEKWIVFFIVTIIGIIAIFNIIGSLTMLVIDKKQDMLVLNSLGANKTLIQNIFFYQGVLIALIGSIVGGALGLGFCVLQEKYGFVQTNEGSLFDAYPVDIRYSDILIIFLTVLLVSIIVSYVASKLSIKGFKKVEELDSN, encoded by the coding sequence ATGAGGTTAGCACTATTTTTCGCCAAACGCTATCTGTTTTCTAAAAAGTCCATCAATGCAATCAACATAATCTCGTCGATTAGTGTTATCGGAGTTTTGGTAAGCACAGCAGCGTTGGTCATCGTGCTATCCTTTTATAACGGATTAGAAAAGTTTATCCTCTCTCAGTATAGCATATTCTCTCCCGAGCTGCGTATAGAGCCGGCGAAGGGTAAGGTCTTTTCGACCAAAAGCGAGGCTTTCAAAACCCTACGCACAAACCCCAAAATCAACTCATACACCGAAGTTCTAGAGGATAAAATTCTTGCAGAATATAATCATCAGCAATTCATCGGTCGCATAAAAGGAATAGAGCCCGAAAGCATCCACAGCCATGCTTCGCAAGACATGCTCTTTGCCGGAAAACTTGATGTAAGAATCGACAGTTCCGATTACGCTATTTTAGGCGCCCAGGTTCAAGCCAATCTACAGGTACCACTTCAGGGCTATGACAACCGCTTAAGCCTTCATATCCCCGACAAAAATGCGTCCGCGAGCAGCATTAATCCATTAGATGACATTCGGACTCGGAATATCCCGTCCAGTGCAATATTAAAGTTCCAGCCGGGCTTTGATGACCTTATTTTGGTGCCGATTGATTTTGCTAAGGATCTCTTGAACGAATACGATCATATCTCTGCCATAGAACTCTACGGTGCAAATGATAATTCAACTGCCTTACAAAAGGAAATCCAACAGTTAGTGGGATCTGACTACATCGTTAAAAATCGCGAACAGCAAAATCCGACACTATATAAGACCGTTCGTTCCGAAAAATGGATCGTATTCTTCATCGTCACGATCATTGGTATCATCGCCATTTTCAACATCATCGGATCACTAACCATGTTGGTAATTGATAAGAAACAAGATATGCTAGTGTTAAATAGTCTAGGTGCTAATAAAACACTTATACAGAATATTTTCTTTTATCAAGGTGTATTGATTGCATTGATAGGAAGTATTGTGGGCGGTGCATTAGGATTAGGGTTCTGTGTATTGCAAGAAAAGTATGGCTTTGTCCAAACGAACGAAGGATCGCTGTTCGATGCATACCCCGTAGATATACGTTATTCCGATATCTTGATCATCTTCCTCACGGTACTACTAGTTTCCATCATAGTTTCCTATGTGGCATCAAAACTAAGTATCAAAGGATTTAAGAAAGTTGAAGAATTGGATTCAAATTAA
- a CDS encoding NifU family protein — translation MTLLERVEQALDSIRPYLETDGGNVSIEEITPDNVVKLKLLGTCANCSMSIMTFKAGLEQAIKKAVPEIVSVVAINLTDINDPNAITPNQV, via the coding sequence ATGACCTTATTAGAGAGAGTAGAGCAGGCTTTGGATTCAATCAGACCGTACTTGGAAACTGATGGAGGAAACGTTTCTATAGAGGAAATTACACCAGACAATGTAGTGAAGTTGAAGCTTCTTGGAACTTGCGCAAATTGTTCCATGAGCATCATGACCTTTAAAGCAGGGTTAGAACAAGCTATAAAGAAGGCTGTTCCTGAAATCGTTTCTGTGGTCGCTATCAACCTGACAGACATTAATGATCCAAACGCCATTACTCCGAACCAAGTGTAA
- a CDS encoding outer membrane protein assembly factor BamD: MFLKNHVFCLIVGASLLFVFGSCKSKFEKLRASNNIQMKYQEAIKYYENEKYSKALTLFEDLLTRYRGTSDAEDLAYYTAYASYRLKDYISARYHFKQFALNYPNSQRAEECRFMSAYCFYLDSPRSNLDQENTRKAIEELQLFVNLYPDSERAKEASDLIQNLRDKLEKKAFDNAKLYYNMGLPDDYRAAVIALENVLRQYPDTKHAEDVEYLLIKSQYLFADNSYPHRQEERFNQMLDYYETFQEHFPESKYSNELKGLRSSAERKVAIAIKRVEADKKLRKQQEEELGISTSTTGETQSEESKANN, encoded by the coding sequence ATGTTTTTAAAGAATCATGTATTTTGCCTAATTGTCGGTGCTTCTTTATTATTTGTTTTTGGTAGTTGCAAAAGCAAGTTCGAGAAATTACGCGCCAGCAATAATATACAAATGAAGTATCAGGAAGCTATCAAATACTACGAAAATGAGAAGTATTCGAAAGCACTGACTTTATTTGAAGACCTGTTAACACGCTATCGAGGCACTTCCGACGCGGAGGACCTTGCTTACTATACTGCCTATGCAAGTTATCGACTAAAGGATTATATTTCCGCTCGATACCACTTCAAACAGTTTGCATTAAATTATCCGAATAGTCAGCGTGCCGAAGAATGTCGATTCATGTCGGCTTATTGTTTTTACCTCGATTCGCCAAGATCAAATCTAGATCAGGAAAACACACGTAAGGCAATCGAAGAATTACAATTATTTGTCAACCTATATCCGGATTCGGAGCGAGCAAAGGAGGCATCAGACCTCATTCAAAACTTGCGCGATAAACTGGAGAAAAAAGCGTTCGACAACGCGAAGTTATATTATAATATGGGGCTTCCTGATGATTATCGCGCAGCTGTAATCGCATTGGAGAATGTGTTGAGACAATACCCGGATACAAAACATGCAGAAGATGTAGAATATCTTTTGATCAAGTCGCAGTATCTATTTGCGGACAACAGCTATCCTCATCGCCAGGAAGAACGCTTCAACCAAATGTTGGACTACTACGAGACCTTCCAGGAGCACTTCCCAGAGAGCAAGTACAGCAATGAGCTAAAAGGCCTCAGATCAAGTGCGGAACGTAAGGTAGCCATTGCTATTAAGCGTGTCGAAGCAGATAAAAAACTCAGAAAACAACAAGAAGAAGAGTTAGGTATCTCTACATCTACTACGGGAGAAACCCAATCTGAAGAAAGTAAAGCAAACAATTAA
- a CDS encoding DNA-directed RNA polymerase subunit omega, whose translation MSQNKNSIPNSTVTRDLRDLDKGTDNLYESIVVISKRANQIAVDIKEELNQKLSEFASSNDNLEEVFENREQIEISKHYERMPKPTLVAIDEFLHDKVYFRNPSKEQE comes from the coding sequence ATGAGTCAAAATAAAAATTCAATTCCAAATAGTACGGTAACACGCGATTTAAGAGATTTGGATAAAGGTACTGACAACCTATACGAGTCAATCGTGGTAATCAGCAAGCGTGCAAATCAAATTGCGGTTGATATTAAAGAAGAATTGAACCAGAAGTTATCTGAATTTGCGAGCAGCAATGACAATTTGGAAGAAGTATTTGAAAACCGTGAGCAAATTGAAATCTCAAAACACTATGAGCGTATGCCGAAGCCTACGTTAGTAGCGATCGATGAATTCTTACACGATAAAGTATACTTTAGAAACCCTTCTAAAGAGCAAGAATAG
- the coaBC gene encoding bifunctional phosphopantothenoylcysteine decarboxylase/phosphopantothenate--cysteine ligase CoaBC has translation MSLQGKHIVIGVSGSIAAYKIATLVRLLRKENASVQVIMTEEATSFITPLTLSTLSNNPVLVDYYDENSGEWNNHVHIAESADLILIAPASANTLSKCALGLCDNILLATYLSAKGPVYFAPAMDLDMWKHPAVQHNISLLKQYGHQIIPPGNGELASGLIGEGRLAEPEDILLYIQQHLGQPKPLCGKKALVSAGPTYEAIDPVRFIGNHSSGKMGYAIAKRLQELGAEVTLVSGPTALSTPQGVQRVDVTSAKQMLDACELYFPTADIIVMSAAVADYTPEEVATQKIKKKEEHFSIPLTKTTDILATLGRTKKDNQLLIGFALETNNEIEHAKDKLQRKNLDFIVLNSMQDKGAGFAYDTNKVTVINRSGDTESFALKSKDEVAVDICNLIIRELK, from the coding sequence ATGTCCTTGCAAGGAAAACATATTGTAATTGGTGTAAGCGGCAGTATTGCCGCTTACAAGATTGCAACATTAGTTAGACTACTGCGCAAGGAAAATGCTTCTGTACAGGTCATCATGACCGAAGAAGCGACCTCATTTATCACTCCGCTCACGCTTTCTACGTTATCCAATAACCCCGTTTTAGTCGACTATTACGACGAAAACAGCGGGGAATGGAATAATCATGTCCATATTGCCGAGTCGGCAGACCTTATCTTAATTGCTCCAGCTTCAGCGAATACCTTATCCAAGTGTGCTCTAGGCCTGTGCGATAATATACTGCTTGCTACCTACTTGTCTGCAAAAGGTCCGGTTTATTTCGCTCCTGCTATGGATCTTGATATGTGGAAACATCCTGCTGTTCAACACAACATCTCGCTTTTGAAACAATATGGTCATCAGATCATTCCTCCGGGAAATGGGGAATTGGCTAGTGGTCTTATTGGCGAAGGTCGTTTAGCTGAACCCGAAGACATCTTACTGTACATACAGCAACATCTGGGACAGCCTAAGCCGCTGTGCGGGAAGAAAGCCTTGGTTTCTGCAGGACCGACTTACGAAGCAATAGATCCCGTACGTTTTATCGGGAATCATTCAAGTGGTAAGATGGGCTATGCGATCGCTAAAAGATTACAAGAGCTTGGTGCTGAGGTTACCTTAGTAAGTGGCCCTACGGCCTTATCTACACCCCAGGGAGTGCAACGAGTGGATGTTACTTCCGCTAAACAGATGCTAGACGCTTGCGAGCTTTATTTTCCCACTGCAGATATAATAGTGATGAGTGCTGCTGTAGCTGACTACACGCCTGAGGAAGTCGCGACACAGAAGATCAAAAAGAAGGAGGAGCATTTCTCTATTCCATTGACGAAAACAACCGATATTCTCGCAACACTTGGACGCACGAAGAAAGACAATCAGTTATTGATCGGTTTTGCACTTGAAACGAACAATGAAATCGAGCATGCGAAAGATAAGTTGCAGCGTAAGAATCTAGACTTTATTGTTTTGAATTCTATGCAAGACAAGGGCGCAGGATTTGCCTACGACACCAATAAAGTGACGGTAATAAACCGTTCGGGCGACACAGAAAGCTTCGCACTGAAATCTAAAGATGAAGTTGCAGTTGATATCTGTAACCTGATCATCCGGGAGCTCAAATAA
- a CDS encoding RNA methyltransferase produces MSNFLPNSLLQRLGVNPTFDKDAFIAAHEDGIQITSIRLNPFKPTELDFYLSEQVQWCDSGYYLENRPQFTLDPLFHAGAYYVQEASSMFIAHIIQSLGLDKEALFAADVCAAPGGKSTLLNSYLHPDSLLLSNEIIKSRSIILQENLTRWGAPNVVVSNNDPSAFRRLPGFFDLLLVDAPCSGSGMFRKDEDAIDEWSEANVKLCSERQQRILSEVLPALKTNGYLIYSTCSYSEEENEAILDWLIDEFEMQTVDVDLKEDWGIVKSSSAKHAATGFRFYPHRVKGEGFFVAVLRMKQVQPSFSLKKLKVEKSPIPKDALKGWVEDYSRFATLVHHDTIHIFVKEHELAIKAFQQVLYLKNAGTAVGKWLGKELVPNHDLALSVHLDGSINAIELTLDLAQDYLRKEAMPQELFEGVKKGWCIVKYKNLPIGWIKVLGNRVNNYYPREVRIANL; encoded by the coding sequence ATGAGTAATTTCCTCCCAAATTCACTGTTACAACGATTAGGCGTCAACCCGACCTTCGACAAAGATGCGTTTATTGCTGCTCACGAAGATGGAATCCAAATAACTTCCATCCGATTAAATCCATTCAAACCTACTGAATTGGATTTTTATCTTTCTGAGCAGGTGCAATGGTGCGATAGCGGATATTATTTGGAGAATAGACCTCAGTTTACCTTGGATCCGCTCTTCCATGCCGGCGCATATTATGTACAGGAAGCATCTTCGATGTTTATTGCACATATTATTCAATCCTTAGGACTCGATAAGGAAGCTTTGTTTGCTGCTGATGTTTGTGCTGCGCCAGGAGGGAAGTCAACATTACTCAATTCTTATTTGCACCCCGATAGCTTGCTGCTATCGAATGAAATCATTAAGAGCCGCTCTATTATACTTCAAGAAAATTTAACACGTTGGGGGGCTCCAAATGTGGTTGTTAGCAATAATGATCCATCAGCGTTCCGGCGCTTACCTGGTTTTTTTGATCTACTCCTCGTTGATGCACCATGTTCGGGTTCTGGAATGTTTAGAAAGGATGAAGATGCGATTGATGAATGGTCTGAAGCAAACGTCAAATTATGTAGTGAGCGTCAGCAGCGGATTCTCTCTGAAGTCCTGCCTGCACTTAAGACAAACGGATATCTCATTTATTCGACTTGTTCTTATTCGGAAGAAGAAAATGAAGCGATCCTCGACTGGCTGATAGATGAGTTTGAAATGCAGACCGTAGATGTAGATTTGAAAGAGGATTGGGGAATTGTAAAGTCCAGCTCGGCAAAACATGCGGCAACGGGTTTTCGATTTTATCCGCACCGTGTGAAAGGAGAAGGCTTTTTTGTGGCTGTATTACGCATGAAACAAGTTCAGCCATCATTTTCCCTAAAGAAACTGAAAGTGGAGAAATCACCAATACCAAAAGATGCTTTAAAGGGATGGGTGGAAGATTATTCGCGCTTCGCAACCCTTGTTCATCATGATACGATCCATATTTTCGTTAAAGAGCATGAGTTGGCGATAAAAGCTTTTCAACAAGTCCTTTATCTAAAGAATGCCGGTACAGCCGTAGGAAAGTGGTTGGGGAAGGAATTGGTGCCTAATCATGATTTAGCACTCAGTGTCCATCTTGACGGCTCGATAAACGCTATAGAGCTCACTTTAGATTTAGCACAGGATTATTTGAGGAAGGAAGCCATGCCTCAAGAGCTTTTTGAAGGTGTGAAGAAAGGTTGGTGTATAGTGAAGTATAAGAACCTGCCTATAGGATGGATTAAAGTCTTAGGAAATAGGGTGAATAATTACTATCCAAGAGAAGTCAGGATAGCCAATCTATAG
- a CDS encoding SRPBCC domain-containing protein codes for MKNFKKYYIIPASPEELYRALTTEITIRLWTGDLVTIDPTVGGEFSLWDGAIEGKFIALEPFSKIVQQWYFGEQEEPSIVTLKLHEHKKGTSFEVNHVNIPDEAYDDIVAGWTETYVESLLEFYEDEDEDTSSRH; via the coding sequence ATGAAAAATTTTAAGAAATATTATATTATCCCGGCTAGCCCAGAGGAGCTCTATCGTGCACTGACGACTGAAATTACTATACGTTTGTGGACAGGAGACCTTGTCACAATCGATCCAACAGTTGGTGGCGAGTTTTCACTTTGGGATGGCGCGATAGAAGGTAAGTTCATCGCCCTGGAACCATTTAGCAAGATTGTACAGCAATGGTATTTTGGAGAGCAAGAAGAACCATCCATAGTGACATTAAAACTCCATGAACATAAAAAAGGAACTTCATTTGAAGTCAACCACGTAAATATCCCTGATGAAGCCTATGACGATATTGTAGCCGGATGGACAGAAACTTATGTAGAATCGTTGTTGGAGTTCTATGAGGATGAGGATGAGGATACTTCTAGTAGACATTAG